The following are encoded together in the Anaerolineae bacterium genome:
- a CDS encoding sigma 54-interacting transcriptional regulator has protein sequence MTESKIEKIIAIKENLERVLDNLKDGIIAHDIKRRIFFFNHEAERITGLSRKDVLGRDCHKVFGAPFCGERCSFSKDSPEIMDNYEYTINSLNKNGEIKNIEMSFNRMDDENGKLFGVIAFLRDVTDILSLKIRAGKLNSFAGIIGKDTKMLQVFQQIRDVAGYNYPVHISGETGTGKELVAAAIHNESQRNGAPFIAINCGALPENLIESELFGHVKGAFSDAIRDKKGRFELADRGTIFLDEVTELSKNVQVKLLRFLQEGTFEKVGGEKTISVNIRVISATNKDLKKEVGNKNFRDDLYYRLNVIPISIPPLRERKNDIPLLIDHFLKQAEEDYKQKPLGISKEAMSLIMDYAWPGNVRELQNAIQFAIVKCSGSLITPNELPADLRDNEKPLLRRGSSRKLDFDTIRSALEKTGGNKSKAAKLLGVGRATLYRFLSQHPNILKSQSLQSSPLSQSLTSPSIE, from the coding sequence ATGACTGAATCAAAGATTGAAAAAATTATTGCTATAAAGGAAAACCTGGAACGGGTTCTTGATAATCTCAAGGATGGAATCATAGCCCATGACATAAAAAGGCGTATATTTTTTTTCAACCATGAAGCTGAAAGAATTACGGGTTTAAGCAGAAAAGATGTTCTGGGAAGGGACTGTCACAAAGTATTCGGCGCTCCCTTTTGCGGTGAACGCTGTTCTTTCAGTAAAGACAGCCCTGAAATTATGGATAACTATGAATATACGATTAACAGCTTAAACAAAAACGGCGAAATCAAGAACATTGAAATGTCGTTTAACAGGATGGATGACGAAAATGGAAAACTCTTTGGGGTTATTGCTTTCCTGAGAGACGTTACTGATATTTTGAGCCTGAAAATAAGAGCCGGCAAGCTAAACAGCTTTGCAGGCATCATAGGTAAGGACACAAAAATGCTCCAGGTTTTTCAGCAAATCAGAGATGTTGCCGGGTATAATTATCCGGTACATATTTCCGGAGAAACAGGCACAGGCAAAGAACTGGTTGCCGCGGCTATTCACAATGAAAGCCAAAGAAACGGGGCTCCATTCATTGCTATAAATTGCGGAGCTTTGCCGGAAAACCTTATAGAAAGTGAACTTTTTGGGCATGTTAAGGGAGCGTTTTCAGATGCTATACGTGATAAAAAGGGGCGCTTTGAGCTGGCCGACAGGGGCACAATATTTCTGGATGAGGTTACAGAACTTTCAAAAAATGTGCAGGTCAAGCTTCTGAGATTTCTGCAGGAAGGTACATTTGAAAAGGTCGGCGGAGAAAAAACAATCTCTGTAAATATTCGGGTTATCAGCGCAACAAACAAAGACCTTAAAAAAGAGGTAGGAAATAAAAATTTCCGCGATGACCTGTATTACCGTTTAAATGTAATACCCATATCTATTCCTCCTCTCCGCGAACGAAAAAATGACATACCGCTTCTAATCGACCATTTTCTTAAACAGGCTGAGGAAGATTATAAGCAAAAACCTCTTGGAATATCTAAAGAAGCCATGTCCTTAATAATGGATTATGCCTGGCCGGGAAATGTTCGTGAGCTTCAAAATGCTATTCAGTTTGCCATTGTAAAATGCAGCGGCAGCTTAATTACTCCAAATGAACTCCCTGCTGATCTGAGAGATAATGAAAAACCTCTGTTAAGGCGCGGCTCTTCCAGGAAGCTTGACTTTGATACAATAAGATCTGCCCTTGAAAAAACAGGAGGGAATAAATCAAAGGCTGCCAAGCTTCTCGGGGTGGGAAGGGCCACATTATACAGATTTTTAAGCCAACATCCTAACATACTTAAATCTCAATCATTACAGAGCTCACCTTTAAGCCAGTCTTTAACTTCACCCTCGATAGAATAA